From Synoicihabitans lomoniglobus, the proteins below share one genomic window:
- a CDS encoding SDR family oxidoreductase — MPNFPISLAGKLIVQFGGSGLLGRAMALDLGRADARVVVASRDPSKLSSLVDIARDENLKLEAESVDITSEASLCALRDLLLEQHGHIDGIVFNAVSRPMARLSDPVTAWESSLSTNATGLFLTTRTFGDAMAQAGSGSMVNIASIQGMVGPNQYLYEGTEMISPPDYFFHKGGMINMSRYLAAQYGPRGVRVNVVSPGGIFDPDSPQPDAFLHRYNPMTMLGRMAHAREISGAVAYLLSDASTYVTGITIPVDGGYTAK, encoded by the coding sequence ATGCCTAATTTTCCCATTTCGCTCGCTGGTAAACTCATCGTCCAATTCGGCGGCAGTGGCTTGCTCGGACGAGCCATGGCTCTCGATCTGGGTCGGGCCGATGCTCGCGTGGTGGTCGCTTCACGCGATCCGAGCAAGCTCTCATCGCTGGTTGATATCGCTCGTGACGAAAATCTGAAGTTGGAAGCCGAGTCCGTCGACATCACCAGCGAAGCCTCGCTCTGTGCGCTGCGCGACCTGCTGCTTGAGCAGCACGGCCACATCGACGGGATCGTGTTCAACGCCGTCAGCCGTCCCATGGCCAGACTCAGTGATCCGGTGACAGCGTGGGAATCATCCCTGAGCACGAACGCCACCGGCTTGTTTCTCACCACGCGCACATTCGGCGACGCGATGGCGCAGGCTGGCTCCGGCAGCATGGTCAACATTGCCTCGATCCAAGGGATGGTGGGACCCAACCAATACCTCTATGAAGGAACCGAAATGATTTCGCCTCCCGACTACTTTTTCCACAAGGGAGGCATGATAAATATGTCCCGCTACCTCGCCGCCCAATACGGTCCTCGCGGCGTGCGCGTCAATGTAGTAAGCCCAGGCGGAATATTTGATCCCGACTCCCCGCAACCGGACGCCTTCCTGCATCGCTACAATCCCATGACCATGCTCGGTCGCATGGCGCACGCTCGCGAAATCAGCGGCGCCGTGGCTTACCTCCTCAGCGATGCCTCCACGTATGTCACGGGCATCACCATACCGGTCGATGGCGGCTACACCGCGAAATGA
- a CDS encoding Gfo/Idh/MocA family protein, with product MNVALLGLQHPHSALLLATFQELPEISRIDLWDSDPSVVANPPLPRCAKATAPTSALDAVLAQPDLTFVMVCVRHDQSAAIALQVIAAGKHLLIEKPVGLNAVEVQRVQAAADRAGVVAAVLYLRRHHPCIVAARELVNSGALGAPLSIESRFITTQVKFRDPASWLFNRAQAGGGILLWLGCHNLDMMQYVAGEEIVEVSAMMATRSGEAIDVEDTVSLSFKFRSGAIGTFNAGYALAYSGSGYDNVAGYDCYFAYYARHGKIVWPDLVPRLLIERPPRDGESPAREETFTMPPSQIYGARAGETFFAQFFAAMQGRADSPAPLSAALQTARIVEAAAESSRQGRFMPVASPVEIGGSATTY from the coding sequence ATGAACGTCGCGCTACTCGGCCTCCAACATCCTCATTCCGCGCTGTTGCTGGCCACGTTTCAGGAATTGCCGGAGATCTCCCGCATCGATCTGTGGGACTCCGACCCGAGCGTCGTGGCCAACCCGCCGTTGCCTCGTTGCGCCAAAGCCACCGCCCCCACCTCGGCGCTCGACGCAGTGCTGGCCCAACCCGATCTCACTTTCGTGATGGTGTGCGTGCGGCACGATCAATCCGCCGCGATCGCGTTGCAGGTGATCGCCGCCGGCAAGCATCTCTTGATTGAAAAACCCGTGGGCCTCAACGCGGTCGAAGTCCAGCGCGTGCAAGCGGCGGCCGATCGAGCGGGGGTCGTGGCGGCCGTGCTCTATCTCCGGCGTCACCATCCGTGCATCGTCGCAGCCCGCGAGTTGGTGAACTCCGGTGCACTGGGCGCGCCGCTGAGCATCGAATCCCGCTTCATCACCACGCAGGTGAAGTTCCGCGATCCGGCATCCTGGCTCTTTAATCGCGCGCAGGCCGGCGGGGGCATTCTCCTGTGGCTCGGGTGCCACAACCTCGACATGATGCAATATGTCGCCGGCGAGGAAATCGTCGAAGTCAGCGCGATGATGGCCACGCGTTCCGGTGAAGCGATCGACGTCGAGGATACCGTTTCCCTGAGTTTCAAGTTTCGCTCCGGTGCCATCGGCACATTCAATGCCGGCTACGCCCTCGCCTACAGCGGCTCGGGTTACGACAACGTGGCCGGCTACGACTGCTACTTTGCCTACTACGCGCGCCACGGCAAAATCGTTTGGCCGGACTTGGTTCCTCGTCTGCTCATCGAACGCCCTCCGCGCGATGGCGAATCCCCCGCGCGCGAGGAAACCTTCACCATGCCGCCGTCCCAAATATATGGCGCCCGTGCTGGAGAAACGTTCTTCGCGCAGTTCTTCGCCGCGATGCAAGGTCGAGCCGATTCGCCCGCTCCGCTGAGCGCCGCCCTGCAAACCGCCCGCATCGTGGAAGCCGCCGCAGAATCCTCCCGGCAAGGTCGTTTCATGCCCGTGGCGTCACCGGTCGAAATCGGCGGATCCGCGACGACCTATTGA
- a CDS encoding dihydrodipicolinate synthase family protein, with translation MNPPPPPSILATAVIPWTADFTFDEATFRREVHAIAEEITRTIYIFGTAGEGYAVTDQQFATIARVFHAVAQECDVTPILGIISLSLPAIIARIQVGHAIGFREFQISLPGWGALNDTELDTFFAHTCGAFPDCRFHHYNLARTKRILTGRDYLRLAAAHPNLVAVKASTDDEAVVADLLTVSPRLRFYFTEFGYEIARRTHEVGLLLALSSVNYARAHAFVNGDNAQRAADILCLRQLLQSLIELSGGRFHIDGAFDKMLYRINDPTFPLRLLPPYATATNADFEKFRGLAAEAWS, from the coding sequence ATGAACCCACCTCCTCCTCCCTCCATTCTCGCCACGGCGGTGATTCCCTGGACCGCCGATTTCACTTTTGATGAAGCAACCTTCCGCCGCGAGGTCCACGCCATCGCGGAGGAAATCACGCGCACGATCTACATCTTCGGCACCGCCGGGGAAGGCTACGCCGTCACCGATCAACAATTCGCCACCATTGCCCGCGTGTTTCATGCGGTCGCCCAAGAGTGCGACGTCACCCCCATCCTCGGGATCATATCACTTTCCCTCCCCGCCATCATCGCGCGCATCCAAGTCGGCCACGCCATCGGTTTTCGTGAATTTCAAATCTCCCTGCCGGGCTGGGGAGCGCTGAACGACACCGAGCTCGATACGTTTTTCGCGCACACGTGCGGCGCGTTTCCCGACTGCCGGTTTCACCACTACAATCTCGCCCGGACCAAACGTATTCTCACCGGTCGCGACTATTTGCGGCTGGCGGCGGCGCACCCCAACCTCGTGGCGGTTAAGGCCAGCACCGACGACGAAGCCGTGGTCGCCGATTTGCTGACCGTTTCGCCGCGGCTGCGTTTCTATTTCACTGAGTTCGGTTACGAGATCGCTCGACGCACTCATGAGGTGGGCCTCCTGCTGGCGCTTTCCTCGGTCAATTACGCACGCGCACATGCCTTCGTAAACGGCGACAATGCTCAGCGAGCGGCCGACATTCTTTGCCTGCGACAATTGCTCCAATCTTTGATCGAACTGAGCGGAGGTCGCTTCCACATCGATGGCGCATTCGACAAGATGCTCTACCGGATCAACGATCCGACATTTCCGCTCCGTCTGCTCCCGCCTTACGCCACCGCCACCAACGCAGACTTTGAAAAGTTTCGCGGTCTCGCGGCCGAAGCGTGGTCCTGA
- a CDS encoding Gfo/Idh/MocA family protein — translation MHSVLIVGCGSIGERHLRCFQASGRARVTACDAHPALLEKMSDLYAAATTTDFTAALAGNVDAVVICTPAHLHVPMALAALRAGKHVLIEKPLAASLENVDDLLTAHAESDRMVSVAYVQHVFPFLVKARDFLRSGELGPIKHVTLTCGQHFPSGRPAHAAPYAQTYYRDRKTGGGAIQDALTHMANWIESVLGPTDSVFCDCAHQALPDVTVEDTVNLSARHGDTLVNYTLNQFQAPNETAAQFNTATGSVKVEYHRQRWGTFRLGDSDWTWHADDSAERDGHFTAQANAFLDQIEGQPSRLCSLEAAAETLRFNLAALASAETDQRVTCAEVR, via the coding sequence ATGCATTCGGTTCTTATTGTCGGTTGCGGTAGCATCGGAGAGCGCCACTTACGTTGTTTCCAAGCATCAGGTCGCGCTCGGGTAACAGCCTGCGATGCCCACCCCGCCCTGTTGGAAAAGATGAGCGATCTCTACGCGGCGGCGACCACGACCGACTTTACCGCCGCGCTGGCTGGCAACGTCGACGCTGTCGTAATTTGCACGCCCGCCCATCTGCACGTTCCCATGGCGCTCGCAGCCCTACGCGCTGGAAAACATGTGCTGATCGAGAAACCCTTGGCGGCATCGTTGGAGAACGTGGATGACTTGCTCACTGCCCACGCCGAATCGGATCGCATGGTCTCCGTCGCCTATGTGCAGCACGTGTTCCCGTTTCTAGTGAAAGCGCGCGATTTTCTGCGCAGTGGAGAACTCGGTCCGATCAAGCACGTGACCCTCACCTGCGGTCAGCATTTCCCTTCCGGTCGACCGGCTCATGCCGCGCCCTACGCCCAGACCTACTACCGGGATCGCAAGACCGGCGGCGGCGCGATCCAGGACGCGCTCACGCACATGGCCAACTGGATTGAAAGCGTGCTCGGTCCCACCGACAGCGTCTTCTGCGATTGCGCGCATCAGGCGCTCCCCGACGTTACGGTCGAAGACACGGTGAATCTTTCCGCCCGCCACGGCGACACCCTCGTCAACTACACGCTCAACCAATTCCAGGCCCCCAACGAAACGGCGGCTCAGTTCAATACCGCCACCGGAAGCGTGAAGGTTGAATACCACCGCCAACGTTGGGGCACGTTTCGCCTCGGTGACTCCGACTGGACGTGGCACGCCGACGACAGCGCCGAGCGCGATGGCCATTTCACCGCGCAAGCCAATGCGTTTCTCGATCAGATTGAAGGTCAACCGTCGCGCCTGTGCTCACTCGAAGCCGCTGCCGAAACCCTGCGCTTTAATCTCGCCGCTCTGGCCTCGGCCGAAACCGACCAACGAGTGACTTGCGCCGAAGTTCGCTGA